One Methanobacterium sp. Maddingley MBC34 DNA segment encodes these proteins:
- a CDS encoding DNA-directed RNA polymerase, subunit N (RpoN/RPB10) (PFAM: RNA polymerases N / 8 kDa subunit): MIPVRCLSCGKVISAYFEDFQKRTEMGENPKDVLDDLGITKYCCRRMFIAHVEVW, translated from the coding sequence ATGATTCCAGTAAGATGTTTGAGCTGTGGTAAGGTAATTTCAGCCTACTTTGAAGATTTCCAGAAAAGGACTGAAATGGGAGAAAATCCCAAAGATGTCCTGGATGATCTGGGAATAACCAAGTACTGTTGCCGGAGAATGTTCATCGCCCATGTAGAAGTTTGGTAG
- a CDS encoding DNA-directed RNA polymerase, subunit K/omega (PFAM: RNA polymerase Rpb6), with protein sequence MASKKLNRFERARLIGARALQLSMGAKPMVDVTPDMDTIDIAVIELDKKVLPLDVRPM encoded by the coding sequence ATGGCAAGTAAAAAATTAAACCGTTTTGAAAGGGCCAGATTAATTGGTGCCCGAGCATTACAACTTTCCATGGGAGCAAAGCCAATGGTGGATGTAACCCCTGATATGGATACAATTGACATCGCAGTCATTGAGCTTGATAAAAAGGTACTCCCATTAGATGTTCGGCCAATGTAA
- a CDS encoding phosphopyruvate hydratase (PFAM: Enolase, N-terminal domain; Enolase, C-terminal TIM barrel domain~TIGRFAM: phosphopyruvate hydratase), with amino-acid sequence MDSVIEDIRVRKILDSRGNPTLEVDVITWNGFGRAAAPSGASTGVREVVSFPTGGVDGIIEEVEDIISAELIGMDAEDLQEIDLVLKEIDGTENLSAIGGNTTVAVSMAVAKAAAASYNLPLYRFLGGNMPSQIPFPLGNMINGGAHAGRNAPDIQEFLVLPVGAENITEAVFTNVAVHKRIREKIQAKDALFTGGKGDEGGWAPNLTNQEALEIQTTSCAEVSDETGVMVKPCLDMAASEFWDADAEKYVYSKEGVKRDTAEQVDYVNDIINTYKMFFVEDPIREGDFQGFADLTQKAGKKSLICGDDIFVTNADILAEGIEKSAGNSIIIKPNQIGTLSDTYATVNLARTNRYVPVVSHRSGETTDETIAHLAVAWNCPIIKTGALGGERIAKLNELIRIEEEMSNPQMAEIIW; translated from the coding sequence ATGGATAGTGTTATTGAAGACATCCGGGTTAGAAAAATTTTAGATAGCAGAGGAAACCCAACCCTGGAAGTGGATGTAATCACCTGGAACGGATTCGGAAGGGCAGCTGCACCAAGCGGAGCCAGTACCGGAGTCCGTGAAGTGGTCTCATTCCCTACAGGAGGGGTAGATGGTATTATTGAAGAAGTCGAGGATATAATCTCCGCTGAACTCATCGGTATGGATGCCGAGGACCTTCAGGAGATAGATCTGGTTTTAAAGGAAATCGACGGTACTGAAAATTTATCCGCCATAGGCGGTAACACCACCGTAGCTGTGTCCATGGCAGTGGCCAAAGCCGCAGCAGCATCCTACAACCTGCCCCTGTACCGTTTCTTAGGAGGTAACATGCCCTCCCAGATACCATTCCCACTGGGAAACATGATCAACGGAGGAGCACACGCCGGTCGTAACGCCCCTGACATCCAGGAATTCCTGGTTCTGCCAGTGGGTGCAGAAAACATCACCGAAGCAGTGTTCACCAATGTTGCAGTTCACAAAAGGATAAGGGAGAAAATTCAGGCAAAAGATGCTCTCTTTACCGGTGGAAAAGGAGATGAAGGAGGATGGGCACCCAACCTCACCAACCAGGAAGCACTGGAAATCCAGACCACTTCCTGTGCAGAAGTGTCAGACGAGACTGGTGTAATGGTAAAACCCTGCCTGGACATGGCAGCCAGTGAGTTCTGGGACGCTGATGCAGAAAAGTATGTTTACAGCAAAGAAGGAGTTAAAAGGGATACTGCAGAACAGGTAGACTACGTCAACGACATCATAAACACCTACAAAATGTTCTTTGTGGAAGACCCTATCCGGGAAGGAGACTTCCAGGGATTCGCTGACTTGACACAGAAAGCAGGTAAAAAATCCCTGATCTGTGGAGATGACATCTTCGTGACCAATGCAGATATACTGGCTGAAGGAATCGAAAAATCCGCAGGTAATTCCATAATCATAAAACCCAACCAGATCGGAACTCTCAGTGATACTTACGCCACTGTAAACCTGGCAAGGACCAACAGGTACGTTCCAGTGGTATCCCACCGTTCAGGTGAAACCACTGATGAAACCATAGCTCACCTGGCAGTAGCCTGGAACTGTCCCATTATCAAAACCGGGGCACTGGGCGGGGAAAGAATAGCAAAACTCAACGAACTCATCCGTATAGAAGAGGAAATGAGCAACCCGCAGATGGCAGAAATCATCTGGTAA
- a CDS encoding dissimilatory sulfite reductase (desulfoviridin), alpha/beta subunit, with product MVKITIDHDNCDGADCAECVDVCPMEVLILDGEKIVVQNKEDCSLCEVCMDVCPNEAVKVEEE from the coding sequence ATGGTTAAAATAACAATCGACCACGATAACTGCGACGGAGCAGACTGTGCTGAATGTGTGGACGTATGTCCCATGGAAGTTCTAATATTAGACGGAGAAAAAATCGTCGTACAGAACAAAGAAGACTGCAGCTTATGCGAAGTCTGCATGGACGTATGTCCCAACGAAGCAGTTAAAGTTGAAGAAGAATAA